The following are encoded in a window of Vibrio sp. SCSIO 43136 genomic DNA:
- a CDS encoding putative nucleotidyltransferase substrate binding domain-containing protein, producing MTESLLPNILQFIGQIDPFDKIPQPALRELASQVQITYLSKGEVIDLCAKDQEKSLYIVRTGSMEQRKKDGVLRAKLGAEDLFGFTALSEDVDGDKGYKAIAIENSLIYIIPHTALQQLFKTYPDCAEHFASQAQVRLKSALDVVWSNKDKGLFIKQVQEVASGRIAVVTADQTIQQVAHEMRIVKRSPCAVVYDNDKIVGLVTDRDMTKRVIAHGVPVTQPISEVMTQQPLTIKPDDLVLHAASVMMQFNIRNLPVVDDNKVVGLLTTTHLVQNHRMQAIFLIEKIKYAGSVKTLSSFTPERQAIFEALVEGKVSPETTGKVMTMIMDAYTRRLIQIAIDKLGPPPCEFSWIVAGSHARNEVHMLSDQDSAIVLADDATDNDRIYFNHLAMMVTNGLARCDFPLCPGKYMAATPKWCQPLSVWKNYYKKWVANPEYERLLNISVFLEIRSIYGNREYEEILRDELHANIRNNREFLGILVRDAVNTNPPLGIFNKLVVEKSGENKQTLNIKKYAITLIIDLARIYGLAVECDRSSTDERFTAAYKKGVLSEDSYKNILRAYQFILSFRFSHQLEALKKGEEPNNNINPDRFGSFERKHLKDAFRMIADMQEAAKVRFGIR from the coding sequence ATGACAGAGTCTTTGCTTCCTAATATTCTTCAGTTTATTGGCCAGATCGACCCATTCGATAAAATCCCGCAGCCCGCCTTGCGTGAACTGGCTTCGCAGGTGCAGATCACTTATCTCAGCAAAGGGGAAGTGATCGACTTATGTGCTAAAGACCAAGAAAAGTCCCTCTATATCGTGCGTACAGGCTCAATGGAGCAGCGCAAAAAGGATGGAGTGCTAAGAGCCAAGCTGGGGGCGGAAGATCTGTTTGGTTTTACCGCATTATCTGAAGATGTGGATGGCGATAAAGGCTATAAGGCCATTGCAATTGAGAACTCACTGATTTACATCATTCCGCATACCGCTCTGCAACAGCTATTCAAAACTTATCCAGATTGTGCTGAGCACTTTGCCTCACAGGCGCAAGTGCGTTTGAAATCTGCGTTGGATGTGGTGTGGTCAAATAAAGACAAAGGCTTGTTTATCAAACAAGTTCAAGAGGTGGCGAGTGGCCGTATTGCGGTTGTGACGGCGGATCAGACCATCCAACAAGTCGCCCACGAAATGCGTATAGTTAAACGCTCACCCTGCGCTGTGGTGTATGACAATGACAAAATCGTTGGGCTAGTCACAGACCGAGATATGACCAAACGCGTCATCGCTCATGGTGTCCCTGTCACTCAGCCAATTTCCGAAGTGATGACACAGCAGCCCCTGACCATAAAACCCGACGATTTGGTATTGCACGCAGCATCTGTGATGATGCAGTTCAATATTCGAAACTTACCTGTCGTGGATGACAATAAAGTCGTCGGACTGTTAACCACAACCCATTTAGTGCAAAACCATCGCATGCAGGCGATTTTCCTCATTGAGAAAATCAAGTACGCAGGCAGTGTTAAGACTTTGTCTTCCTTTACACCCGAACGCCAAGCGATCTTTGAAGCCTTGGTTGAAGGCAAGGTGAGTCCTGAGACGACAGGCAAAGTAATGACGATGATCATGGATGCCTATACCCGTCGTTTAATCCAGATCGCTATCGACAAACTCGGACCTCCGCCGTGTGAATTCTCTTGGATTGTCGCAGGTTCACACGCCCGTAACGAAGTCCATATGCTATCGGATCAAGACAGCGCTATCGTGCTAGCCGATGATGCAACTGACAATGATCGTATTTACTTCAATCACTTAGCTATGATGGTCACTAATGGACTGGCTCGCTGCGACTTCCCGCTTTGTCCTGGTAAGTATATGGCGGCAACACCAAAATGGTGCCAACCACTGTCTGTCTGGAAAAACTACTACAAAAAGTGGGTGGCAAATCCTGAGTATGAACGCCTACTCAACATTAGTGTGTTCTTAGAAATCCGCTCCATTTATGGCAATCGTGAGTACGAAGAGATCCTACGTGATGAACTTCACGCCAATATTCGCAATAACCGTGAGTTCTTAGGGATCTTGGTGCGAGACGCCGTAAATACCAACCCACCTCTTGGCATCTTTAATAAGCTAGTGGTGGAAAAATCCGGTGAGAACAAACAGACTCTCAATATCAAAAAGTATGCGATTACCTTGATTATCGATTTGGCTCGAATCTATGGTCTGGCGGTTGAGTGTGACCGTTCTTCGACTGACGAGCGATTTACCGCAGCATATAAGAAAGGCGTGTTAAGTGAAGATTCTTACAAGAATATTTTACGGGCATACCAGTTTATCTTGTCATTCCGCTTTAGCCATCAGCTAGAGGCCCTGAAGAAAGGCGAAGAACCGAATAACAATATCAACCCTGACCGCTTCGGAAGCTTTGAGCGTAAACACTTGAAAGATGCGTTCCGAATGATTGCTGACATGCAAGAAGCCGCAAAAGTACGATTTGGGATCCGATAA
- a CDS encoding 3'-5' exonuclease — MKALLDYFHPLERAKRQRKQYLGNVRLPKVLAHLVHEPTPDASDFGCKQNYIVLDLETTGFDYNQDLILSMGWVEVKDGKIDLASARHVYIDSDSQVRPETAVINHITPQMLSEEGVSINSAMTAFFEAAANKILVAHACVMEENFINHYLHANFGYQHLPLLWIDTMCIEKRLAQGINQQDETDVTLSATRERYGLPEYNNHNALIDAVATAELLLAQQKRINPNNKATIGQLYRLSH, encoded by the coding sequence GTGAAAGCACTACTTGACTATTTCCACCCATTAGAACGAGCCAAACGCCAGAGAAAGCAGTATTTGGGCAATGTTCGCTTGCCAAAAGTACTTGCTCACCTCGTGCATGAGCCGACACCTGATGCCTCAGATTTTGGCTGCAAGCAGAATTATATTGTGCTTGACCTAGAAACCACTGGCTTTGATTACAACCAAGACCTTATTTTGTCGATGGGATGGGTCGAAGTAAAAGATGGCAAGATTGACCTAGCTTCAGCCAGGCATGTCTACATTGACAGCGACTCACAGGTACGCCCTGAAACCGCAGTGATCAATCACATCACCCCGCAAATGCTGAGCGAAGAAGGGGTGTCGATCAATAGTGCAATGACGGCATTTTTTGAAGCTGCCGCTAATAAAATATTGGTGGCACATGCTTGTGTCATGGAAGAAAACTTCATCAACCACTACCTGCACGCCAACTTTGGTTATCAGCACTTACCACTATTGTGGATTGATACTATGTGCATCGAGAAGCGCTTAGCACAAGGCATCAATCAGCAAGATGAAACCGACGTTACCCTGTCTGCCACTCGTGAGCGTTACGGTTTGCCTGAATACAACAACCACAATGCCCTGATTGATGCAGTCGCTACCGCAGAACTACTGCTTGCTCAACAAAAACGAATCAACCCTAATAATAAAGCCACCATCGGGCAGCTTTATCGTTTGAGTCATTAA
- a CDS encoding glycoside hydrolase family 9 protein produces MTRIVFALTLLSLATSSAESAQEMIQNGSFNQGTDGWWFTGADVATKNGEACVTITHPGANPWNVILGHSGIGLAHGEGYQVSFDAFASAPTQFKALIQHQGPPYTHHFVNDTQLSTSKQRFEFSFTQQGDSDAAAEFQFQMGAQKPATICVSDVSVNGTPYRETFTTNVIRQNQLGFLPKADKFIYLQSDSVEPQRWVLQTADGINIDMGRSVPIGKNRASGENLHQIDLSTYTSPMKGLTVKVGEATSYPFDIRDDIYSQLKYDALSYFYQNRSGIEIETKYVQREDLARPAGHSKDVASCFDKTDEWGNRWPGCDFSIDATGGWYDAGDHGKYTVNSGISTWTLLNLYERGHHLGGNGAPFQTGVKIPEMDSDVNPLLSEARWNIEFMLAMQIPEGKQVAVPIGDQSGSKKLTLEKHDVSYMAFHKIADGEWTGMPLPPHKSQQKRYVGHPTTAATLNLAAIGAQCARIWQSIDDAFANRCLTAATRAWDAALKQPQIYAYNNFTGSGPYDDKRLSDEWYWAATELFISTGEDKYLSVVNQSKHYLETPNGDLATPGDMYWQYVAPLATISLAVVPSKLGEDVQTQARSKVIDTAKYYQAQVAKEGYRIPYSVEQYPWGSNSNVANRGIFLVYASDFTGELSFIKAAASGMDYLLGANPMSISYVTGYGENSAQNPHHRFWAHAADAQSPMPAPGALVGGPNSINYSDSVAARLKGNCVGQTCYRDDISAWTLNEITINWNAPLVWLASALDEGQLN; encoded by the coding sequence ATGACTCGTATAGTTTTTGCATTGACGCTGCTATCGTTGGCAACCAGCTCTGCAGAGAGCGCTCAAGAAATGATTCAAAATGGCAGCTTCAATCAAGGCACAGATGGCTGGTGGTTCACAGGGGCGGACGTTGCGACAAAAAACGGGGAAGCTTGCGTAACAATAACGCACCCAGGGGCAAACCCTTGGAACGTTATCCTAGGTCACTCCGGCATTGGCCTGGCTCACGGAGAAGGCTATCAAGTAAGTTTTGATGCTTTTGCAAGTGCGCCTACCCAGTTTAAAGCGCTTATTCAACACCAAGGCCCTCCTTATACTCACCACTTTGTTAATGATACTCAGCTAAGTACGTCGAAACAGCGTTTTGAGTTTTCTTTCACCCAACAGGGTGACAGTGACGCAGCGGCCGAGTTTCAGTTCCAAATGGGGGCGCAAAAACCGGCAACCATTTGTGTGTCTGATGTATCTGTGAATGGCACACCTTATCGGGAGACTTTCACGACCAACGTAATCCGCCAAAACCAGTTGGGCTTTCTGCCAAAGGCTGACAAGTTTATCTACTTACAATCAGACAGCGTCGAGCCGCAACGCTGGGTATTGCAAACTGCTGACGGTATCAACATCGATATGGGGAGAAGCGTACCAATAGGTAAAAACAGAGCTTCCGGTGAAAACCTGCACCAGATAGACCTATCTACTTATACGTCGCCGATGAAAGGCTTAACCGTCAAGGTAGGTGAAGCTACTAGTTACCCTTTTGATATCAGAGATGATATTTACAGCCAACTCAAATACGATGCTTTGTCCTATTTCTATCAAAACCGCAGTGGCATTGAGATCGAGACTAAATATGTGCAAAGGGAAGATCTAGCAAGGCCTGCCGGACACTCTAAAGATGTGGCCAGTTGTTTTGACAAAACCGATGAGTGGGGAAATCGCTGGCCCGGCTGTGACTTCTCGATTGATGCAACCGGGGGCTGGTATGATGCGGGCGATCACGGCAAATATACGGTAAACAGTGGCATTAGCACTTGGACATTGCTCAATTTGTATGAGCGTGGTCATCATCTAGGGGGAAATGGTGCGCCTTTCCAAACTGGTGTTAAAATACCTGAGATGGATAGTGACGTGAATCCTCTATTGTCCGAAGCCCGTTGGAACATAGAGTTCATGCTTGCAATGCAGATCCCAGAAGGTAAGCAAGTTGCCGTACCTATTGGCGATCAGTCTGGATCAAAAAAGCTGACATTAGAAAAACACGATGTTTCTTATATGGCATTTCACAAAATTGCCGACGGTGAGTGGACTGGTATGCCGCTTCCACCGCACAAGAGTCAACAAAAGCGTTATGTTGGACACCCGACAACAGCTGCCACCCTAAATCTTGCGGCAATTGGTGCCCAGTGTGCACGCATTTGGCAAAGTATCGATGATGCATTTGCCAACCGCTGCTTAACTGCTGCCACCCGAGCTTGGGATGCTGCGCTTAAACAGCCGCAAATCTATGCCTACAATAACTTTACAGGCTCTGGCCCTTATGATGATAAGCGGTTATCTGATGAGTGGTATTGGGCTGCGACCGAGTTGTTTATTTCAACAGGCGAAGACAAATACCTAAGTGTAGTCAATCAATCTAAACACTACTTGGAGACCCCAAACGGCGACCTTGCGACTCCAGGAGATATGTATTGGCAGTATGTTGCTCCTTTAGCCACGATCAGTTTGGCGGTCGTACCAAGCAAGCTTGGCGAAGACGTTCAAACCCAAGCTCGAAGCAAAGTGATCGACACCGCCAAGTATTATCAAGCTCAAGTGGCAAAAGAGGGCTATCGTATACCCTATTCCGTGGAGCAATACCCTTGGGGTTCGAACTCTAACGTGGCTAACCGTGGAATATTCCTTGTGTATGCGTCCGATTTTACTGGAGAGCTATCTTTTATTAAGGCAGCGGCCAGTGGTATGGATTACCTTTTAGGGGCGAATCCGATGAGTATCTCTTATGTCACTGGATACGGCGAGAACTCGGCGCAAAATCCACACCATCGATTTTGGGCACATGCTGCTGACGCTCAATCACCTATGCCTGCACCGGGCGCTCTAGTGGGGGGCCCCAACTCGATAAACTATAGTGATTCAGTGGCTGCAAGGCTTAAAGGTAATTGCGTCGGTCAAACTTGCTACCGAGACGACATCTCTGCATGGACGTTAAATGAGATCACGATTAACTGGAATGCCCCTTTGGTGTGGCTTGCCAGTGCATTGGATGAAGGGCAGTTGAACTAA
- a CDS encoding transporter — protein sequence MELNTLIVGVYFLFLIAIGWMFRTFTNTTSDYFRGGGNMLWWMVGATAFMTQFSAWTFTGAAGKAYNDGFAVAVIFLANAFGYFMNYAYFAPKFRQLRVVTVIEAIRMRFGTTNEQVFTWSSMPNSVVSAGVWLNALAIIASGIFGFDMNVTIWVTGLVVLAMSVTGGSWAVIASDFMQMVIIMAVTVTCAVVAVVQGGGVGEIVNNFPVQEGGSFLSGNNLNYLSIFSIWAFFIFVKQFSITNNMLNSYRYLAAKDSKNAKKAALLACVLMLGGVFIWFMPSWYIAGQGVDLAAAYPEQGKKAADFAYLYFVQEYMPAGMVGLLVAAMFAATMSSMDSGLNRNSGIFVKNFYEPIVRKGEASEKELVTVSKIVSTVFGLAIIFIAQFINSLKGLSLFDTMMYVGALIGFPMTIPAFLGFFIKKTPDWAGWGTLVVGGIVSYVVGFVITADTISSIFGLEELTKREWSDVKVAVGLIGHITLTGGFFILSTLFYKPLTKERQADVDKFFGNLETPLVSESAEQKKLDNKQRQMLGKLIAVAGVGVCLMALLPNPMWGRLVFVLCGAIVGGVGMLLVKAVDGDVEKKLEPASNS from the coding sequence ATGGAACTCAATACTCTTATTGTTGGCGTCTACTTCCTATTCCTTATAGCGATAGGCTGGATGTTCCGTACATTCACCAATACTACCAGTGACTACTTCCGTGGGGGAGGTAACATGCTTTGGTGGATGGTTGGTGCAACCGCATTTATGACACAATTTAGTGCATGGACGTTCACCGGTGCAGCGGGTAAAGCGTACAACGACGGCTTTGCTGTTGCGGTAATCTTCCTAGCGAACGCATTTGGTTACTTCATGAACTATGCGTACTTCGCTCCTAAGTTCCGTCAGCTACGCGTTGTAACGGTAATTGAAGCAATCCGTATGCGTTTTGGTACAACCAACGAACAAGTGTTCACTTGGTCTTCTATGCCTAACAGCGTTGTATCTGCGGGTGTATGGCTAAACGCACTAGCTATCATCGCATCTGGTATCTTCGGTTTCGACATGAACGTCACTATCTGGGTAACTGGCCTAGTAGTACTAGCGATGTCGGTAACAGGTGGTTCATGGGCGGTAATCGCATCTGACTTCATGCAGATGGTTATCATCATGGCAGTAACAGTAACCTGTGCTGTAGTAGCTGTAGTACAAGGCGGCGGTGTTGGCGAAATCGTTAACAACTTCCCAGTACAAGAAGGCGGTTCTTTCCTGTCTGGTAACAACCTAAACTACCTAAGCATCTTCAGCATCTGGGCATTCTTCATCTTCGTTAAGCAGTTCTCTATCACCAACAATATGCTGAACTCTTACCGCTACCTAGCAGCGAAAGACTCGAAGAACGCTAAGAAAGCTGCACTTCTAGCATGTGTGCTAATGCTTGGTGGTGTATTCATCTGGTTCATGCCTTCTTGGTACATTGCTGGTCAAGGTGTAGACCTAGCAGCAGCTTACCCAGAGCAAGGCAAAAAAGCGGCTGACTTCGCTTACCTATACTTCGTACAAGAGTACATGCCAGCAGGTATGGTAGGTCTACTAGTAGCAGCAATGTTTGCAGCAACAATGTCTTCTATGGACTCAGGTCTAAACCGTAACTCAGGTATCTTCGTTAAGAACTTCTACGAGCCAATCGTTCGTAAAGGCGAAGCATCTGAGAAAGAGCTAGTAACAGTATCTAAGATTGTTTCTACGGTATTCGGTCTAGCAATCATCTTCATCGCACAGTTCATCAACTCACTTAAGGGTCTGAGCCTGTTCGATACCATGATGTATGTTGGTGCCCTAATCGGCTTCCCAATGACTATCCCTGCATTCCTTGGCTTCTTCATCAAGAAGACTCCAGACTGGGCTGGTTGGGGTACGCTAGTTGTGGGTGGTATCGTATCTTACGTGGTTGGTTTCGTAATCACAGCAGACACTATCTCTTCTATCTTCGGTCTAGAAGAGCTAACTAAGCGTGAGTGGTCTGATGTTAAAGTAGCAGTTGGTCTAATCGGTCACATTACTCTAACTGGTGGTTTCTTCATCCTATCGACACTGTTCTACAAGCCTCTAACTAAAGAGCGTCAAGCGGACGTAGACAAGTTCTTCGGCAACCTAGAGACTCCACTTGTATCTGAGTCTGCAGAGCAGAAGAAACTGGACAACAAACAGCGTCAAATGCTTGGTAAACTAATCGCAGTAGCAGGTGTTGGTGTGTGTCTAATGGCACTACTACCTAACCCAATGTGGGGTCGCCTAGTGTTTGTTCTGTGTGGTGCAATCGTTGGTGGTGTCGGTATGCTACTTGTTAAAGCAGTCGACGGTGATGTTGAAAAGAAGCTAGAACCAGCATCTAACAGCTAA
- a CDS encoding cob(I)yrinic acid a,c-diamide adenosyltransferase: MLNEQQKLSAQTARHKRIKKQVHVKSDLATEDSGRVLVLTGNGKGKSSSGFGMIFRALGHGQRCAVVQFLKGDAECGERNLLESLNVPIITMNTGCSFKDGYCADFERTRAKEVWTQTLSFLKDSSIDVLLLDEVTYTVARKHLCVDEMVKAIENRPEHQSVILTGRAAHRKLKGLADTVSRLDNVKHGLQQGFKARKGIEY, encoded by the coding sequence ATGCTCAACGAACAACAAAAACTCTCCGCTCAAACCGCAAGACATAAACGAATTAAAAAGCAGGTCCACGTTAAATCCGACCTCGCAACAGAAGATTCAGGCCGAGTGCTCGTCCTAACAGGTAACGGAAAAGGAAAATCTAGTTCTGGCTTTGGCATGATTTTTAGAGCGCTAGGGCACGGACAACGTTGTGCTGTAGTTCAGTTTCTCAAAGGTGATGCAGAATGTGGGGAGCGAAATCTACTTGAGAGCCTCAATGTCCCCATCATTACCATGAATACTGGCTGCTCCTTTAAAGACGGCTATTGTGCTGACTTTGAACGCACCCGAGCAAAAGAAGTGTGGACTCAGACCTTGTCCTTTCTGAAAGACTCATCAATCGATGTACTGCTGCTCGATGAAGTGACCTATACGGTAGCACGCAAACATTTATGTGTAGATGAGATGGTTAAAGCCATCGAGAATCGCCCTGAGCATCAATCAGTAATCCTTACTGGGCGAGCTGCACACCGAAAACTCAAGGGACTTGCAGATACGGTATCGCGCTTAGATAACGTCAAACATGGACTTCAGCAAGGATTCAAAGCACGCAAAGGCATCGAATATTGA
- a CDS encoding oligogalacturonate-specific porin KdgM family protein: MKAVTTIAALVASTLLAGAASAASLDYRAEYKHEDKDYAHRIKIGDSTKIFDDAAKLSLSVEQKFQSEQNDDGSQDFWNGVSRGDSEFSATVQYKLGDGWYIEPGMPVTFGSNKTTFKPQFRVGYTSSFGLTTALRYRHEFQNFDSSAGTTSAAGSDDKIERAGKTIQQGKITLTGGYKFKDDLKNLKLSWEANYNHNYDNVRLANDKNWEWDAGIKLGYQFDDITPYMELWTSDYGSSAENDRQLKTRVGIKYSF; the protein is encoded by the coding sequence ATGAAAGCAGTTACCACTATCGCAGCTCTAGTTGCCTCTACCCTACTTGCTGGCGCCGCTTCTGCAGCCTCTCTTGATTACCGTGCAGAATACAAGCACGAAGATAAAGATTACGCTCACCGCATCAAAATCGGCGACAGCACCAAGATTTTCGACGACGCAGCGAAGCTTTCTCTAAGTGTTGAGCAAAAGTTCCAAAGTGAACAAAACGACGATGGCTCTCAAGATTTCTGGAACGGCGTGTCTCGTGGTGACTCAGAGTTCAGCGCAACCGTACAATACAAACTAGGTGACGGTTGGTACATTGAACCAGGTATGCCAGTAACATTTGGCTCAAACAAAACTACGTTTAAGCCTCAGTTCCGCGTAGGTTACACTTCTAGCTTCGGCCTAACTACAGCACTTCGTTACCGTCATGAGTTCCAAAACTTTGACTCTTCTGCTGGCACAACTTCTGCAGCGGGTTCTGACGATAAGATCGAACGTGCTGGCAAAACTATCCAGCAAGGTAAGATCACTCTAACGGGTGGCTACAAGTTCAAAGATGACCTTAAGAACCTGAAGCTAAGCTGGGAAGCTAACTACAACCACAACTACGACAACGTTCGTCTAGCGAATGACAAGAACTGGGAATGGGATGCTGGTATCAAACTTGGCTACCAATTCGACGACATCACTCCATACATGGAACTATGGACGTCTGATTACGGTTCTTCAGCAGAAAACGATCGTCAGCTTAAGACTCGCGTTGGTATCAAGTACAGCTTCTAA